The Opitutaceae bacterium genome includes a window with the following:
- a CDS encoding PIN domain-containing protein, with product MRFLLDVNALIALAHTDHEAHSTTTKWFARTAQHAEVFFTCAITELGFARVSVQARLEPDVDAAKRTLGELRKSSSVPFKIVGDDIGIEMLPTAIRGHSSITDAHLILLAKKYGAKLATLDTGIEGAELIS from the coding sequence ATGAGGTTTCTGCTCGATGTGAATGCGCTCATCGCGCTCGCGCATACCGATCACGAAGCTCACAGCACCACGACAAAATGGTTCGCTCGAACAGCGCAGCACGCGGAAGTTTTCTTCACCTGTGCGATTACGGAGCTCGGGTTTGCTCGTGTCTCTGTTCAAGCCCGACTTGAGCCAGATGTGGATGCGGCCAAGCGTACATTGGGCGAGCTGAGGAAATCAAGTAGCGTACCGTTCAAAATAGTCGGTGATGATATAGGCATCGAAATGCTTCCGACTGCCATTCGTGGTCACTCGTCTATCACTGATGCACATTTGATTCTACTCGCCAAAAAGTATGGCGCGAAACTCGCGACTTTAGATACGGGAATTGAAGGCGCAGAGCTTATAAGCTGA
- a CDS encoding methyltransferase domain-containing protein produces the protein MARLDHRYLGYQLLQGYGLEIGALHEPAPIPPGVEVEYFDAISEIEAASLFPEIDCSRFVRVKYVGDLDSAGLKQIPSQSRDFVIANHVLEHLSNPIRAVEEMFRILKTGGIAVIAIPDKRFTFDSKRLETSFEHLWQDYQSQTVVSDDSHYLDFLESAAPHVFMQDPTNLSHHVARARARREHTHVWTSETFRSFLYEAMKRLGIDAHARYEICGDETRIEYFSAWQKRSSPSK, from the coding sequence ATGGCCAGGCTCGACCATCGTTATTTGGGATACCAGCTTTTGCAGGGTTATGGTCTTGAGATTGGGGCGTTGCACGAACCAGCCCCAATTCCGCCGGGTGTCGAGGTCGAGTATTTTGATGCGATTTCGGAGATAGAGGCAGCGTCTCTATTCCCAGAGATTGATTGCAGCCGTTTCGTGAGAGTGAAGTATGTTGGCGATCTCGATTCCGCTGGGCTGAAACAAATTCCTTCGCAAAGCCGCGATTTCGTCATAGCTAATCATGTCCTGGAGCACCTGTCTAATCCCATAAGGGCGGTGGAGGAGATGTTTCGGATACTGAAGACTGGAGGGATCGCGGTCATCGCAATTCCAGACAAGCGATTCACGTTTGACTCGAAGCGATTGGAAACGTCATTCGAGCATTTATGGCAGGATTACCAATCGCAGACCGTTGTGAGTGACGACAGCCACTACCTTGACTTCCTAGAGAGTGCAGCACCGCATGTATTCATGCAGGATCCAACGAACCTGTCGCATCACGTGGCTCGGGCTCGGGCTCGGCGGGAGCATACCCATGTTTGGACATCGGAAACATTCCGGAGCTTTTTGTATGAAGCAATGAAGCGGCTTGGAATCGACGCCCATGCACGTTACGAGATCTGCGGGGACGAGACACGGATAGAGTATTTCAGCGCCTGGCAGAAGCGTTCGTCGCCTTCGAAATGA
- a CDS encoding DUF1428 domain-containing protein — MSLYTDGFVIPVPKRKLKAYLKIARQSAKIWKEYGALDYKECVGDDLQSSFAMPFPKGIKLKRGETVVFSWITYKSKSQRDSVNKKIMADPRMAEICDPKNPPFDFKRMLYGGFKVAVSA, encoded by the coding sequence ATGAGCCTATATACAGATGGATTTGTTATCCCCGTTCCGAAGCGCAAGCTTAAGGCATATCTCAAGATTGCCCGCCAGTCCGCGAAGATTTGGAAAGAGTACGGCGCGTTGGATTACAAGGAATGCGTTGGCGACGACCTCCAGTCGTCTTTTGCCATGCCGTTTCCCAAGGGCATCAAACTCAAGAGGGGCGAGACGGTGGTCTTTTCGTGGATCACGTACAAGTCAAAGTCACAACGCGATAGTGTGAACAAGAAGATCATGGCGGATCCACGCATGGCTGAGATTTGCGATCCCAAGAACCCGCCTTTTGATTTCAAGCGCATGCTTTACGGCGGTTTCAAAGTGGCGGTTTCCGCCTAA
- a CDS encoding cupin domain-containing protein, translating to MTKIINLRDVKSKDWASPGGKFGASDLELSIALGRKPESLDLGDRHPFDVIVSTVPAGKAACPYHAHSAQFEYYQVLSGKGRVRSESGIREIVPGDCFVFKPGEAHQLLGGENEAVTVILVADNPLGESCYYPDSKKWIVHAPEDRLIRSEPLEYLDGEKD from the coding sequence ATGACAAAGATAATCAACCTACGGGATGTAAAGAGTAAGGATTGGGCCTCGCCAGGTGGAAAGTTCGGGGCGTCCGATCTTGAACTCTCGATTGCGTTGGGCAGGAAGCCCGAGTCTTTAGATTTGGGTGATCGGCACCCCTTCGATGTGATTGTGTCGACAGTTCCGGCCGGGAAAGCGGCGTGCCCGTATCACGCCCATAGTGCCCAGTTCGAGTACTACCAGGTCTTGAGTGGCAAAGGACGTGTTCGAAGCGAGTCTGGGATACGGGAGATCGTTCCAGGCGATTGTTTTGTCTTTAAGCCCGGGGAGGCGCATCAACTCCTTGGCGGGGAGAATGAAGCAGTCACCGTTATCCTAGTGGCCGACAATCCATTGGGTGAAAGCTGTTACTATCCGGACAGCAAGAAATGGATTGTCCACGCTCCCGAAGACCGCTTGATCCGGTCAGAGCCTCTGGAGTACCTCGATGGGGAGAAGGATTAA
- a CDS encoding GNAT family N-acetyltransferase, which produces MTGDYSIVRVDASRIDLMRRLNAMFGEVFGDPSSYCSAQPRREYLERLLRAETLVALAAVRGDDVVAGLTAYLLHKLEQERTEVYLYDLAVRAEFRRQGIATKLIETLWAEVAAFPVHVIFVQADHGDDPAVALYSKLGLKEEVLHFDLLRTRSSCTRGSQTDL; this is translated from the coding sequence ATGACTGGAGATTACTCGATTGTCAGGGTAGATGCATCGCGGATCGATCTAATGCGGCGGCTCAACGCGATGTTCGGTGAAGTTTTCGGAGATCCAAGCTCCTATTGTTCAGCACAGCCCCGGCGGGAGTATCTGGAAAGACTTTTGCGCGCTGAGACCTTGGTGGCACTCGCGGCGGTTCGAGGTGACGACGTGGTGGCCGGCCTTACTGCGTATCTCCTCCATAAGCTCGAGCAGGAACGAACAGAGGTTTACCTTTATGACCTTGCGGTCCGGGCGGAATTTCGTCGTCAAGGGATAGCGACGAAACTCATTGAGACTCTCTGGGCGGAGGTCGCGGCCTTCCCCGTGCACGTGATCTTTGTCCAAGCTGACCACGGAGATGACCCGGCGGTCGCACTCTATTCCAAACTGGGGTTGAAGGAGGAGGTGCTTCACTTCGACCTCCTGCGAACGCGCTCTTCCTGCACTCGTGGGTCCCAGACCGATTTATGA
- a CDS encoding zinc ribbon domain-containing protein: MNTFECPVCGAEVRKGALSCRECGADERTGWNLENTRYDGMDFVPDDAGPEKRDKAGVFSRKGAGPFTWVIAAILLVVVTAAFLA; this comes from the coding sequence ATGAACACGTTCGAATGTCCTGTTTGTGGCGCCGAGGTCCGGAAAGGTGCGCTCTCCTGCAGGGAGTGTGGTGCGGATGAGCGTACCGGGTGGAACTTGGAGAACACGCGGTACGACGGGATGGATTTTGTGCCAGACGATGCCGGTCCCGAAAAGAGGGACAAGGCAGGTGTGTTCTCGCGCAAAGGGGCGGGGCCCTTCACGTGGGTGATCGCCGCGATCTTGCTCGTAGTCGTGACCGCTGCATTTCTGGCATGA
- a CDS encoding alpha/beta hydrolase-fold protein encodes MKHDRHLTPLLEGVSFASAAMGYDKKVWLFGPQNPGDVVKVHVFLDAEIYLKRVGALGVLEEFCRSAGSVSSAYAFVSHGTMAERNRESLFHRPFCEFLCRELVPQLVSRTGMSERCSPGLLCGLSLTGLASVMVAVYFPDVYPLIAAQSGAYWPEDGRILRELENLHGSEAFYFDVGSEETDREGEIWSQMEGVKAVVDALRKQGRRSEFSVFEGGHDSDAWRRSLPAVLHWAQKSGI; translated from the coding sequence ATGAAACATGACCGGCACCTGACTCCGCTGCTTGAAGGCGTGTCCTTCGCGAGCGCGGCAATGGGGTACGACAAGAAGGTGTGGCTCTTTGGCCCCCAAAACCCGGGAGACGTGGTGAAGGTGCATGTCTTTCTGGATGCGGAGATCTACCTCAAGCGAGTCGGTGCGCTGGGCGTACTTGAGGAGTTTTGCCGAAGCGCCGGTTCCGTATCGTCGGCCTATGCGTTTGTATCCCACGGGACGATGGCCGAGCGGAATCGCGAGTCACTCTTTCACCGCCCCTTTTGCGAGTTTCTCTGCCGCGAGTTGGTTCCGCAGCTCGTTTCCCGCACGGGGATGTCTGAGCGCTGCTCTCCCGGACTGTTATGCGGTTTGAGCCTCACCGGCTTGGCATCCGTGATGGTTGCTGTTTATTTTCCGGACGTTTACCCGCTCATTGCGGCGCAATCGGGGGCGTACTGGCCGGAGGACGGTCGTATACTCCGCGAATTGGAGAACCTCCATGGTTCGGAGGCGTTCTACTTTGATGTGGGGTCGGAGGAAACGGATCGGGAGGGGGAGATCTGGTCGCAGATGGAGGGCGTCAAGGCGGTGGTGGATGCCTTGAGGAAGCAGGGGCGCCGTTCCGAGTTCAGCGTGTTTGAAGGTGGGCATGATTCGGATGCCTGGCGCAGAAGCCTTCCCGCCGTATTGCATTGGGCCCAGAAATCTGGGATTTAG
- a CDS encoding VOC family protein codes for MLKRFHHVAVICSDYPTSKDFYTKILGLRVVRENLRAGRNSYKLDLEIPEGGQIELFSFPNPPKRPSYPEARGLRHLAFEVDDLDAAVAGLAGHGIVVEPVRVDEFTGKRYTFFKDPDELPIELYGA; via the coding sequence ATGCTTAAGCGCTTCCACCATGTTGCGGTGATCTGCTCAGACTATCCCACGTCGAAGGATTTTTATACCAAAATCCTCGGCCTTCGCGTGGTGCGGGAAAACCTGCGAGCGGGACGAAATTCGTACAAACTGGACCTCGAGATCCCTGAGGGAGGCCAGATCGAATTGTTCTCATTTCCCAATCCTCCCAAGCGACCCTCTTACCCTGAGGCACGCGGCCTTCGCCACCTTGCCTTTGAGGTTGATGACCTGGACGCCGCTGTCGCCGGTCTTGCGGGGCACGGTATTGTGGTGGAGCCCGTCCGTGTCGATGAATTTACCGGCAAGCGGTACACCTTCTTCAAGGACCCTGACGAGCTTCCCATTGAACTTTATGGTGCCTAG
- a CDS encoding YciI family protein, whose product MRIGFAALCCILAAAKPGLRGEAEQAAPPPPLQEFLCILNLDTRYHPEEAWTKQDSEAVSAHFKRLKEAASTGRVILAGKTSEPNDKTIGIVLLRAPGAEEADAFIREDPAVAAGIMKYELRPIRIVIKEPAR is encoded by the coding sequence ATGCGAATTGGTTTCGCAGCCCTGTGCTGCATCTTGGCGGCCGCCAAGCCCGGCCTGCGTGGCGAGGCCGAACAGGCCGCTCCACCGCCACCTTTACAGGAATTTCTCTGTATCCTTAATCTCGATACACGGTATCACCCGGAGGAAGCCTGGACGAAGCAGGACAGTGAGGCTGTTTCGGCGCATTTCAAGCGACTCAAGGAAGCGGCGTCGACGGGCCGCGTGATCCTTGCCGGCAAGACCAGTGAGCCTAACGACAAGACGATTGGGATCGTCCTGCTGCGCGCGCCGGGTGCCGAGGAGGCGGATGCATTCATTCGGGAGGACCCTGCGGTGGCGGCCGGAATCATGAAGTATGAGCTGCGACCGATCCGCATCGTGATCAAGGAACCCGCTCGATGA
- a CDS encoding alpha/beta hydrolase, with the protein MSGGYSKWRTLLARLLRICALAAVSTYVILCGYVAAIQRRLLYFPTHHTPASLLERWERGGQLIGFKREVSGAKTAWLYLHGNSGQASERSAVLRKVGTASSYYIVEYPGYGGRAGSPSEDALNSAAREAYLELVASGRYERIGVVGESLGSGPASFLGTVDPQPAKIALIVPYDEIVAVAGERYPWLPVRFLMRDQWKNSEALRGYRGEVVIFAASEDEVIPPHHARRLHERVPGSRLVIFRGGHNDWPESGDVKIGF; encoded by the coding sequence ATGAGCGGTGGGTACTCGAAGTGGCGGACGCTGCTGGCCCGATTGCTGAGGATATGCGCGCTCGCCGCGGTGTCGACGTACGTGATCCTTTGCGGGTACGTGGCGGCCATCCAGCGGAGACTCCTTTATTTTCCGACTCACCACACCCCCGCGTCGTTGCTGGAGCGCTGGGAAAGAGGCGGGCAACTCATTGGTTTCAAGCGGGAGGTTTCCGGGGCTAAGACCGCGTGGCTCTATCTGCATGGCAATAGTGGCCAGGCGTCGGAGCGATCTGCTGTCCTCAGGAAGGTCGGGACTGCGAGCAGTTACTACATCGTGGAGTATCCCGGGTATGGTGGACGGGCGGGCTCGCCCTCGGAGGACGCGTTGAATTCGGCCGCGCGAGAAGCCTACCTCGAACTGGTCGCTTCGGGCAGGTATGAGCGCATCGGGGTGGTTGGTGAATCGTTGGGCAGCGGGCCGGCCAGCTTTCTCGGCACTGTGGATCCGCAGCCGGCGAAGATCGCGTTAATCGTACCGTATGATGAGATTGTCGCTGTGGCCGGAGAGCGTTATCCTTGGTTGCCTGTGCGGTTCCTGATGCGCGACCAGTGGAAGAATTCCGAGGCACTGCGTGGTTATCGCGGAGAGGTGGTGATTTTTGCGGCTTCGGAAGATGAGGTGATCCCCCCTCATCATGCCCGACGGCTGCATGAGCGGGTACCCGGGTCAAGGCTGGTCATCTTCCGAGGCGGCCACAATGACTGGCCGGAGTCGGGGGACGTGAAGATCGGTTTTTGA
- a CDS encoding GNAT family N-acetyltransferase, with protein MEIRIDDLRGVEIARFLEEHLCDMRAVSPPESKHALDLDGLRQPCITFWTLWDSGELLACGALKELDAETGEVKSMRSRSNLRRTGLGSRMLVHLLAEAKRRRYKQLYLETGAMPFFEPARRLYLKHGFSYCGPFGSYRLDPNSVHMVLDL; from the coding sequence ATGGAGATCAGGATCGACGACTTGCGCGGGGTGGAGATTGCCCGATTTCTTGAGGAGCATCTGTGTGACATGCGTGCGGTGTCGCCGCCGGAGAGCAAGCACGCCCTGGATCTGGACGGGTTGCGTCAGCCCTGCATCACATTTTGGACACTTTGGGATTCGGGTGAACTGCTGGCTTGCGGAGCGTTGAAGGAGCTCGACGCGGAGACGGGAGAGGTGAAGTCAATGCGCTCTCGAAGTAATCTCAGGAGGACTGGCTTGGGATCTCGGATGCTGGTGCACCTGCTTGCCGAGGCGAAGCGCCGTCGCTACAAGCAGCTCTATCTAGAGACGGGGGCGATGCCATTCTTCGAACCGGCGAGGCGTCTCTACCTCAAACATGGATTCAGCTATTGCGGGCCATTTGGGAGTTACCGACTTGATCCCAACAGCGTGCATATGGTGCTCGATCTGTAG
- a CDS encoding tetratricopeptide repeat protein: MKSVILSCGILVFALVMASRADFIADAEKLAQEGKLTEAKAMLEQALAAEPANAKLHHALGVLSAVEGNLDLALQQLAHARALEPKDANIIRDLAGVHFTLAQKNKSIREAIKGKDLLKEAVEAEPKNVTCRRALVGFYRDAPFFVGGSKGKAYDEIESLRKLDPKNASYMALEAYIDDERWQDAEREWEAVRALAPQENYWMILRGKLCARSGKGLEAGEAMLTEYLKIEPLNEWERGNALLFLGEIRRHKKDYAGARKLLEEAKGYRYSKPEAEQVLAKLPAA; encoded by the coding sequence ATGAAATCCGTCATTTTGTCCTGTGGAATACTTGTCTTCGCGCTGGTCATGGCATCACGCGCCGATTTCATCGCCGATGCTGAGAAGCTGGCCCAAGAGGGAAAGCTTACCGAGGCCAAAGCCATGCTTGAGCAGGCACTCGCCGCGGAGCCCGCGAATGCGAAGCTTCATCATGCTCTTGGAGTTCTCAGTGCGGTTGAGGGCAACCTCGACCTGGCACTGCAGCAATTGGCCCACGCGCGTGCGCTCGAGCCTAAAGATGCCAATATAATTCGCGACCTTGCGGGCGTCCATTTTACTTTGGCGCAAAAAAACAAGTCGATCAGGGAGGCAATCAAGGGGAAGGATTTGCTCAAGGAGGCAGTCGAGGCAGAACCCAAGAATGTGACCTGCCGGCGGGCGTTGGTGGGATTTTATCGGGACGCCCCGTTTTTTGTGGGAGGGAGCAAGGGGAAGGCTTACGACGAGATAGAGTCGCTACGAAAGCTCGACCCGAAGAATGCCTCTTACATGGCGCTCGAGGCGTATATCGACGATGAGCGGTGGCAGGATGCTGAGCGTGAATGGGAGGCTGTGCGTGCCTTGGCACCCCAGGAGAACTATTGGATGATCCTGCGGGGAAAGCTTTGCGCGCGTTCAGGCAAAGGTTTGGAGGCGGGTGAGGCGATGCTGACGGAATATCTTAAGATCGAGCCATTGAATGAATGGGAGAGGGGGAATGCCCTTTTGTTTCTTGGCGAGATTCGGCGCCATAAGAAGGACTATGCCGGCGCGAGGAAGCTCTTGGAGGAGGCGAAAGGTTACCGTTACAGCAAGCCGGAGGCCGAACAGGTATTGGCCAAGTTGCCAGCTGCCTGA
- a CDS encoding DUF4199 domain-containing protein → MKTYAFYGAGAALATFFLTALIYFLGLHSDVSKLSLAGWIMTVGGLTIFILALVLGVREVRSTADATKDYTYANAFAACFFITLFSSIFGVFTNLLYTMVVNPGFQDLILQGQIAQMQKQGMPQDQINASTEMMRRFNHPAISSAMNFIAGLVIGTIISLIVAIFLKRKAGQEEQLNPLA, encoded by the coding sequence ATGAAGACATACGCGTTCTATGGGGCAGGGGCGGCGTTGGCGACGTTCTTTCTAACGGCGTTGATCTATTTTCTCGGCCTGCATTCGGATGTGTCCAAGCTCTCGCTGGCGGGATGGATCATGACGGTTGGCGGCCTGACCATCTTCATCCTCGCTCTCGTGCTGGGCGTGAGGGAGGTGCGTTCGACTGCGGATGCGACGAAAGACTATACCTATGCCAACGCTTTTGCGGCGTGCTTCTTCATCACCCTGTTCTCGTCGATCTTTGGGGTGTTCACCAATCTGCTTTACACGATGGTGGTTAACCCGGGATTTCAGGATCTGATCCTGCAAGGGCAAATCGCTCAGATGCAAAAACAAGGAATGCCGCAGGACCAGATCAATGCATCGACCGAAATGATGCGGCGGTTCAACCACCCGGCCATTTCAAGCGCCATGAATTTCATCGCAGGCCTCGTGATAGGGACCATTATCTCGCTGATCGTCGCAATTTTCCTGAAGCGTAAAGCAGGGCAAGAGGAGCAGCTGAATCCTTTGGCCTGA